In the genome of Acaryochloris sp. CCMEE 5410, the window TTTGCCCTGGTTTTTGTCATCTTTGACGTAGAAACGGTCTTTCTCTACCCTTGGGCGGTAGCGTTCCATAAACTAGGTGTTTTGGCCTTTATCGAGGCTCTGATCTTTATTGCCATCCTGATTGTAGGTTTGGTTTACGCCTGGCGAAAAGGAGCCTTAGAGTGGTCCTAGTTAGGTTAGATATCCACTCTTCCTCTTTCAAAAAACGTCTTCTTCATTTTCTAGCGCATATCAAAGGAGCAAACGGTGGCAGAGTCCTCTTCCGAATCAACCCAAGACGAACAATCTGTTGCAGAAGAACAAGCAGCACCCATTATTGAAGCAGGTCCTGTCGCCAAGCATCTTACCCAAGCAGGTTTCAAGGTTGAAGCCCTGGGTGCCGATCATCTCGGCGTAGAAATGATCAAAGTGACCGCTGACCAGCTGGTGGATGTGGCAGCTACTTTGGTCGATGACGGATATAACTATCTCATGTGCCAAGGCGGATATGATTCAGGGCCAGGCCAAGAGTTGGTCAGTATGTATCATCTGCTGAAGCTCAGTGATGATGCAGACCGTCCACCAGAAGTCAGAATTAAAGTTTTTCTCTCTCGAAAAGATCCCCGCGTTCCCTCTCTATATTGGGTCTGGAAAGCCTCTGACTGGCAAGAGCGTGAGTCCTATGATATGTATGGCATCGTCTATGAAGGTCATCCGAATCTGACGCGTATCCTTATGCCTGAAGATTGGGTCGGCTGGCCCCTACGCAAGGATTACATCAGCCCTGATTTCTATGAACTCCAGGATGCTTATTAATCCCGTCTAATTTTCGGTCAAGACGAAAGCCCCGCTGATTAAATCAAGCGGGGCTTTCATTTCTCAAAAATATAGCAATATTAGTCGTCGCGGCGGCCAGCAATAAAATCTTCAGTCATCTCGTAGGCTTCCTGATCCGTAAACTGCTGAGGTGGATGTTTCATAAAGAAAGATGAGGGAGAATGGAGAATTCCACCTTTCTTGGCTTGAAGGGCCAGTTTGCAGCAGCGAATAGCATCAATAGACACTCCGGCAGAATTAGGAGAGTCTTCTACAGACAGGCGAAGTTCCAAATTCATCGGCACATCGCCAAATAGCTTCCCTTCCATGCGGATAAAACAGACTTTATTATCCTGTTGCCAGGACACATAATCGCTTGGCCCCACATGAATATCATGATCTTCTAAGCGATCACCCAAAACCGCCTGAACCGCCTCGGTTTTCGACTCTTTTTTCGAGGCGAGGCGACTGCGATTCAGCATATTCAGAAAGTCTGTGTTACCCCCTGTATTAAGCTGATAGGTTCGCTCTAACTTTACCCCACGCTTCTTAAATAAGTCGGACAGAGTGCGATGGGTAATGGTGGCTCCTAGTTGAGCTTTAATATCATCGCCAACAATGGGGAGGTTATTTTGCTTAAACTTCTCGGCCCACAGGGGGTTACTGGCGATAAAAACCGGAATGCAATTAACAAAGCCAACGCCCGCGTCAATTGCACATTCTGCATAAAAGTTCGTAGCTTCTTCGGAACCGACGGGTAAATAGTTGACGAGAATCTCGGTCCCAGAGTCCTTAAGGGTTTTGACAATATCTGCTTTAGACGGTTCTGCTGCCTGACTGAGAATAAACGTATATTCAGGCTTGTGATCGGTCATATGCTCAGAAAAGCCATCCAAGACTTTACCCATAGAGACTTTGACGCCACTGTCGGGAATATTTGGGCAAAAGACCGTGGTGCAGTTAGGCGGAGAAAAAATAGCTTTAGAGACATCCTGACCCACTTTGCGCTCATCAACATCAAACGCTGCAACGACTTCAATATCGTGGGGTTTAAACCCACCGATATCCCAATGCATGATGCCAATGGCGTCCTCAGGGCTTTTAGTTCTGTAATATTCAATCCCCTGAATCAGGGAGCTTGCACAGTTGCCAATCCCTATTATCGCTATCTTGATTTTTTCCACTAAAACTTATCTCCTTCGCAGAATTTAGGGTTTTGAGCAACCTGTTTGTTATCCAACCAAATGGCCGTAATGTAAAGCCCTTCATCTAAAAATTTTGATGGCAGCCAAACAGATACGTTCTTGTGCGAAAAACTGCTAGAGCTGATCGCGACAATCCCTGAATATCAACAACTTTTTGGTGAAACAGTTCAAGAGTCTGATGAAAACACCCTTCCCAAGTAGATACAACGACAAAAGACCAAAACAATTGTTCCAACAGCCCAGGTTCCCATGGGATAAGAACATCATTGGGGTTGGATTCTCGCTTTAGTCTAGGTCCAGCATGCCAAGGAAGAAGATCAAATCTGTTCACCTAGTATGTTAGGGGACAACGGTATAGCGCATATCCCTGCACTCTACTAGAAGATATTAACTTAGCTTTCACCATTCGTTAACCGGAGTTAACCAAAAACCTATGGTAAACCGAAGCGGTACACAAAAGAAGTAAATTCTTGAGATGCCGGAAAATGGCACCAACCCCATATCGAACTTTATGCAGATGGGACGTTGTCGGTATGAGTTGACGATCGCAATGCTGTAGCGAGTCGAGTTGCTGAAATAAAGCGGTGTCAGTTTGGGCTAAAGCAAGGGGTAAACAAGCCCGTTTTCTCTGACATGTA includes:
- a CDS encoding NAD(P)H-quinone oxidoreductase subunit J, with amino-acid sequence MAESSSESTQDEQSVAEEQAAPIIEAGPVAKHLTQAGFKVEALGADHLGVEMIKVTADQLVDVAATLVDDGYNYLMCQGGYDSGPGQELVSMYHLLKLSDDADRPPEVRIKVFLSRKDPRVPSLYWVWKASDWQERESYDMYGIVYEGHPNLTRILMPEDWVGWPLRKDYISPDFYELQDAY
- a CDS encoding inositol-3-phosphate synthase, with amino-acid sequence MEKIKIAIIGIGNCASSLIQGIEYYRTKSPEDAIGIMHWDIGGFKPHDIEVVAAFDVDERKVGQDVSKAIFSPPNCTTVFCPNIPDSGVKVSMGKVLDGFSEHMTDHKPEYTFILSQAAEPSKADIVKTLKDSGTEILVNYLPVGSEEATNFYAECAIDAGVGFVNCIPVFIASNPLWAEKFKQNNLPIVGDDIKAQLGATITHRTLSDLFKKRGVKLERTYQLNTGGNTDFLNMLNRSRLASKKESKTEAVQAVLGDRLEDHDIHVGPSDYVSWQQDNKVCFIRMEGKLFGDVPMNLELRLSVEDSPNSAGVSIDAIRCCKLALQAKKGGILHSPSSFFMKHPPQQFTDQEAYEMTEDFIAGRRDD